GGAAGCATTTTGAACGGCGCGTTTTTTAAGGAAAAGGTCATCGACGAATTAAGCCTTGTTACAGCTCCCGTAATTGCCGGCGACGACGCGCGTCCGCTGTTTTCGGAAAGCTGTCTTGTCGATTTTGAGCTTATTGAAGCAAAGCCGCTGGGAAACTCCGTGGTGTGGCTCAGGTATTTTACGAAAGGATAACGAAGTGGCTTATTTCGCTTATATTCTCAGATGCTCCGACGGTACGTTCTACAGCGGATATACGACAGACCCCGAAAGGCGCGAAAAAGTACACAACGAGGGCAAGGGCGCAAAATACACGCGCTCGCGCCGTCCTGTGAGGATCGTTTACTGCGAAAGCTTTGAACAAAGATCCGACGCCATGAAAAGAGAGGCCGCCCTAAAAAAGCTCAGCCATGAAGAGAAAGAACGCCTGACAAAAGAACGATAACGAGCGGAGAAGAAAATTTTTTTTAAAACTTTAAAAAAGTGCTTGACAAACTAAGTTAGTTTATGCTAACCTAACATTGCAAGGAGTTAATCGAAACTAACCCCGATGCGCTGTAATAAGGCACGGTGCCGGATCTTCTCCGGCTTTACATATATAATGCATATACCTTCACGGCGTTAAATGACGTGCGCCAATGTAAATTACGCATATGACGATGCTTTGGCCGTGAAAAAGCATCGGCTGTCAATGCGGAAGAAAGGCGGTGGCAGACAGGAAAAAACATAGAAGCTTTTAATAATATTTCCTCAAAAAGAATTTGGTTACAATGCGTTTTGTGACACGCAGAACGCACAGCAGAATTTTACGCGCCTTCGTAAATCTGCGAAGCGGGCAGTCCGTTCGCGCACAAGCGGAACGCCCGCGAAGAAAGAATGTTTCGTATGTTTTCGCATCAAAAGCATATGAAACGCCGTGTCATGGTTTTTTTGCTTGTTTTCGGCCCGGATGCAGAAACGGAATTTATGGCATACGGGCGAAAAACGTACACGTGAAAGATATTTCAAACTCCCTTATTTATTTTTCCCCTAAACTTTATAGAAGTAAGGACCGAGGAGCGCACACTCCTCGGTCCTTGCTTTTTTTGGGAAAAACAAAAAGCGGCGTTTTGCCGCTTTTTTGTTTTTTTCATCAGCCTCTCGACTGGTAGAGAGTACGCCACGGTATGTCGGTGATATCCTCTTCGCCGAGGGAAGCGCCGTACTGCCAGAGCCAGTCGTTTACTTCGGCTGCGTCCATCCAGTCGCTTACAATGTCGCCCTCAGTGGTTATGCAGTATACTGTTCCGTTTCCGTCTTTGTCTGCGTCGTCGGGGAATTTTGTCTCATATGCTTCGGAAGCGACCGATTTGTCCCATGCGCATACGGAGCCTGCAAATTCATAATTGTCGTCGCTCTTATTATATACGTACAAGTCGAAGGGCCAGTGATCCTCGGTCTCAAGACCCGTTGAGTGCGACCACCAGGAGCGCACGGTGCCGTTGTCGTAGAATATGGATGCGTTGGTGCCTATGTACTCTATAAAGAGCTCGCCCGTTCTGTAATCAAGCTTATATACGACGGTCACCTGACCCGAGACAGGCGCGTTGTATATGGTGAAGATAAGTTCGTTCTCACCGTCGCGGTCTATATCGCATACAGCGTAGATGTCATAGCCGGGGGCGTCGTCGTAACCCGTCTTTATCCCGGCCGGAAGAGTCGTCGTAGCCATAAATTCGTTTACGGCCTTGGCAGCGGCATAGTCAAAGTCGGGTGCACCCGGTTCTGCCGCTTCGGGAACGGAGAAGCTCTTTCTCTTGCTCGGATCGGTCATGCGGGAAAGTATGGCTGCGACCTCGGCGCGCTTTATGTTCGAGTCGGGGGAGCAGTTGAAATTCGTGTCGCCCTGAACTATGCCTGCACGGTACATCAGGTATATCTCATATGCCTGAGGATGCGTTATCTTTACGTCGGGTATGGAGCCCTCGGGCACGTAGTTCATCTCTGCAAGCAGCGAGTAGGGCAGAGCGCG
This DNA window, taken from Clostridia bacterium, encodes the following:
- a CDS encoding GIY-YIG nuclease family protein, with protein sequence MAYFAYILRCSDGTFYSGYTTDPERREKVHNEGKGAKYTRSRRPVRIVYCESFEQRSDAMKREAALKKLSHEEKERLTKER
- a CDS encoding S-layer homology domain-containing protein; its protein translation is MKRKRLISLLLALALVIVLLPTAMAAGLPFGDVPDSAWYYPDVQNAYDMGLINGKAADKFAPEDNMTYAEAVKLAACMHQNAMEGKVTLTNGNPWYQTYVDYAKENYIILKDYNWNAPATRAGYLDIVSRALPYSLLAEMNYVPEGSIPDVKITHPQAYEIYLMYRAGIVQGDTNFNCSPDSNIKRAEVAAILSRMTDPSKRKSFSVPEAAEPGAPDFDYAAAKAVNEFMATTTLPAGIKTGYDDAPGYDIYAVCDIDRDGENELIFTIYNAPVSGQVTVVYKLDYRTGELFIEYIGTNASIFYDNGTVRSWWSHSTGLETEDHWPFDLYVYNKSDDNYEFAGSVCAWDKSVASEAYETKFPDDADKDGNGTVYCITTEGDIVSDWMDAAEVNDWLWQYGASLGEEDITDIPWRTLYQSRG